The proteins below come from a single Candidatus Hydrogenedentota bacterium genomic window:
- the mutL gene encoding DNA mismatch repair endonuclease MutL, which produces MASVSDIPNVRILPDDVANKIAAGEVVERPASVVKELVENALDARATRVVVRIVAAGRQLIEVQDNGHGMSEQNALLAIERHATSKIRSAQDLDAIKTLGFRGEALASIASVSRFLLTTRRAADAEGTRLRVDGGVLRTVEKTGAPPGSMVSVNRLYFNTPVRAKFLKGIATELGHCIDVVQRHAFAHEGVAFQLFHNDKALLDIPERATLRERVALIWGLAFSREMVEVDAEEGGFRVRGLVGSPGLTRTGRSHQFFFINGRPVVNRVLQYGLADAYRGLLTVGRHPVGLLLIEANPRLVDVNIHPTKREVRFREDRGVHDAVMGAVRGALARVAASSPREPLPSPAPVSPDFTEGDPGEVFRPYAPSPGGFSPPPSRGAEPPPAAVQGMLIPRRQDPLEQAGRTPAPPPVPGTAPAVQPGSDALSEEAAHGLDAVSPDALYEPVGDLPDAPIQVFDTYLIVPSENRLLIIDQHALHERLNYEELRAELTDRGYASQQLAVPLVLEVAPSQIAQVEKHLDLFARLGVEMESFGGNTFQVTAVCHLYEESMVGDLVFRVLDELAQGNLFGRDSLMDDMLRLATRACKASVRAGEPLTPEERKNLLAGLRRLQPPYTCPHGRPIIVELTRRQMEKSFRRIQ; this is translated from the coding sequence GGTGCAGGACAACGGCCACGGCATGTCGGAGCAGAACGCCCTGCTGGCCATCGAGCGGCACGCCACGAGCAAAATCCGGTCCGCCCAGGACCTGGACGCCATCAAGACCCTCGGGTTCCGGGGGGAGGCCCTCGCGAGCATCGCCTCCGTGTCGCGTTTTCTCCTCACCACGCGCCGCGCCGCCGACGCCGAGGGCACCCGCCTGCGGGTGGACGGCGGCGTGCTGCGGACCGTGGAGAAGACCGGCGCGCCCCCCGGCTCGATGGTTTCCGTGAACCGGCTGTATTTCAACACCCCCGTCCGCGCGAAGTTTCTCAAGGGCATCGCCACGGAGCTGGGGCACTGCATTGACGTGGTCCAGCGCCACGCCTTCGCCCACGAGGGCGTCGCCTTCCAGCTTTTCCACAACGACAAGGCGCTGCTGGACATCCCCGAGCGTGCCACCCTGCGCGAGCGCGTCGCCCTGATCTGGGGGCTCGCCTTCTCCCGCGAGATGGTGGAGGTGGACGCCGAGGAGGGCGGGTTCCGCGTGCGCGGGCTCGTGGGCAGTCCCGGCCTCACCCGCACCGGGCGCTCCCACCAGTTCTTCTTCATCAACGGCCGCCCGGTGGTCAACCGGGTGCTTCAATACGGGCTGGCGGACGCCTACCGCGGCCTGCTGACCGTTGGCCGCCATCCCGTGGGCCTGCTCCTGATCGAGGCCAACCCCCGGCTGGTGGATGTCAACATCCACCCCACCAAGCGCGAGGTGCGCTTCCGCGAGGACCGCGGAGTGCATGACGCCGTCATGGGCGCCGTGCGCGGCGCCCTCGCCCGCGTGGCGGCGTCGTCTCCCCGGGAACCCCTCCCCTCCCCCGCCCCGGTTTCACCGGACTTCACAGAAGGGGATCCGGGGGAGGTCTTTCGTCCGTATGCGCCCTCCCCGGGCGGATTCTCGCCGCCGCCGTCGCGCGGGGCGGAGCCCCCGCCTGCGGCGGTTCAGGGAATGCTCATCCCCCGGCGCCAGGATCCTTTGGAGCAGGCGGGCAGGACGCCCGCGCCGCCGCCCGTGCCCGGGACAGCGCCCGCTGTGCAACCCGGGAGCGATGCCCTTTCGGAGGAGGCGGCCCACGGATTGGACGCCGTGTCGCCGGACGCGCTGTATGAACCCGTGGGCGACCTGCCGGACGCCCCGATCCAGGTCTTCGACACCTATCTGATCGTGCCCTCGGAAAACCGCCTCCTGATCATTGACCAGCACGCGCTCCATGAGCGCCTGAACTATGAGGAGCTGCGGGCGGAGCTGACGGACCGGGGCTACGCCTCGCAGCAGCTTGCCGTGCCGCTCGTGCTGGAGGTGGCCCCGTCCCAGATCGCGCAGGTGGAGAAGCATCTGGATCTTTTCGCCCGGCTGGGGGTGGAGATGGAGTCCTTCGGCGGCAACACCTTTCAGGTCACCGCCGTCTGCCACCTCTACGAGGAGTCCATGGTGGGGGACCTCGTGTTCCGGGTGCTGGACGAGCTGGCCCAGGGCAACCTTTTCGGCCGCGACAGCCTCATGGACGACATGCTGCGCCTGGCCACCCGCGCCTGCAAGGCGTCGGTGCGGGCCGGGGAGCCCCTCACGCCGGAGGAGCGCAAAAACCTGCTGGCGGGGCTGCGCCGGCTACAGCCGCCCTACACCTGCCCCCACGGCCGCCCCATCATTGTGGAACTGACCCGGCGCCAGATGGAGAAAAGCTTCCGGAGGATTCAGTGA
- the miaA gene encoding tRNA (adenosine(37)-N6)-dimethylallyltransferase MiaA, whose protein sequence is MRPVLAVVGPTASGKTRLSLELAERLNGEIVSADAMQVYRGMEIGTAAPTPEERGRAPHHLVSLLSPDTLMAAGRFQKEARDCVRDIQARGRTALVVGGSGLYVRALLDGLFEGPGRDEALRALLREEAERLGNAALMARLRAVDPDYAAMLSSENDVVRVVRALEVHALTGIPYSRLHAAHKERPDRIPALRIGVAPPRDALYDRINRRVDEMVAAGWVDEVRALLAAGHEGHLERIKALGYREIAAHLRGEQSLEEAVEAVKLHHRRYARRQLSWFRADKRVVWMDPSDGPAAVDAVRARWARFLEQETVPEGEGEGGGGDGGPLPQQ, encoded by the coding sequence GTGAGGCCGGTGCTTGCCGTGGTGGGGCCGACGGCCTCCGGGAAAACCCGCCTGTCCCTCGAACTGGCGGAGCGCCTCAACGGGGAGATTGTGTCCGCCGACGCCATGCAGGTCTACCGGGGCATGGAGATCGGCACCGCCGCGCCCACGCCGGAGGAGCGCGGCCGCGCCCCGCACCATCTGGTGTCCCTCCTTTCCCCCGACACGCTCATGGCCGCCGGCCGTTTCCAGAAGGAGGCGCGGGACTGCGTCCGCGACATCCAGGCGCGGGGCCGCACCGCGCTCGTGGTCGGCGGGTCGGGGCTCTATGTGCGCGCCCTGCTGGACGGCTTGTTCGAGGGGCCGGGCCGGGATGAGGCGCTGCGCGCGCTGTTGCGGGAGGAGGCGGAAAGGCTGGGGAACGCCGCCCTCATGGCGCGCCTGCGCGCCGTGGACCCGGACTATGCGGCCATGCTGTCCAGTGAGAACGACGTCGTGCGGGTGGTGCGCGCGCTGGAGGTGCACGCCCTCACCGGCATCCCCTATTCGCGCCTGCATGCCGCCCACAAGGAGCGCCCCGACCGGATTCCCGCCCTGCGGATCGGGGTCGCGCCGCCCCGGGATGCGCTGTATGACCGGATCAACCGGCGAGTGGACGAAATGGTCGCCGCCGGATGGGTGGACGAGGTGCGCGCCCTCCTTGCGGCGGGCCACGAGGGGCACCTGGAGCGCATCAAGGCGCTGGGCTACCGGGAGATTGCCGCCCACCTGCGCGGGGAGCAGTCCCTCGAGGAGGCGGTGGAGGCGGTCAAACTGCACCACCGGCGCTATGCCCGCCGCCAGCTCTCGTGGTTCCGGGCGGACAAGCGGGTCGTGTGGATGGATCCGTCGGACGGCCCGGCCGCAGTGGACGCCGTGCGGGCGCGCTGGGCGCGCTTCCTAGAACAGGAAACTGTACCCGAGGGCGAAGGAGAAGGCGGTGGCGGAGACGGTGGACCCCTTCCCCAGCAGTGA